One Nicotiana tomentosiformis chromosome 4, ASM39032v3, whole genome shotgun sequence genomic window carries:
- the LOC104105336 gene encoding transcription initiation factor TFIID subunit 9 yields the protein MAEGGEEDLPRDAKIVKTLLKSMGVDDFEPRVVHQFLELWYRYVVDVLSDAQVYSEHAGKAAINSDDIKLAIQSKVNFSFSQPPPREVLLELARNRNKIPLPKSIAGPGVSLPPEQDTLINPNYQLAIAKKQISQSEETEEDEESADPNPAPTQNPSVSHEKADVPQGTPQRVSFPLGAKRPR from the exons ATGGCTGAAGGCGGAGAAGAGGACTTGCCAAGGGATGCAAAGATTGTGAAAACGTTgctaaaatcaatgggtgttgatgATTTTGAGCCTCGagttgttcatcaattcttaGAACTGTGGTATCGGTATGTTGTTGATGTACTCTCAGATGCTCAGGTCTACTCAGAGCATGCAGGGAAAGCTGCCATTAACTCTGATGATATCAAACTTGCCATTCAGTCGAAAGTTAATTTCAGCTTCTCACAACCCCCGCCGCGGGAG GTCCTACTGGAGCTGGCTAGGAACAGAAACAAGATCCCATTGCCGAAATCAATTGCTGGGCCTGGAGTATCACTCCCTCCTGAACAAGATACATTGATCAACCCAAACTATCAGCTAGCTATTGCAAAGAAGCAAATTAGCCAATCAGAAGAAacggaggaggatgaagaaagtgCTGATCCCAACCCAGCCCCAACCCAAAATCCAAGTGTTTCTCATGAAAAGGCAGATGTGCCTCAAGGTACTCCTCAGCGAGTATCCTTTCCCCTTGGCGCTAAACGTCCAAGATGA